A genomic segment from Streptosporangium roseum DSM 43021 encodes:
- a CDS encoding discoidin domain-containing protein, with protein sequence MSSTTSRSVPHRLLPALAALAALLAGVLVATGRAEAAETLLSQGKPAASSSKEGSSYSSGKAVDGNLTSTRWASLEGSDPQWIRVDLGAVSPISRVKLFWEAAYGEAYRIQVSDDAATWTTVYSTSSGDGGEDDLTGLSGSGRYVRMYGTARGTEYGYSLYEFQVFGGGTSTPSPTPTVTPSVPPGDSFVVAAAGDIAAQCTASSSSCAHPKTAAQVQAMNPEFVITMGDNQYDDARLSDFQNYYDKTWGKFKSKTRPAAGNHETYDPAGTYAGYKGYFGSIATPQGKTYYSYDRGNWHFIALDSNYFDQAAQINWLKADLAATTKGCVAAYWHHPLFSSGEHGNDPVSKPVWKILYDARADLVLNGHDHHYERFAPQNPDAQAAPDGIVEILGGMGGASPYNIENVQPNSLKRLKDIYGVLKLKFGPDTFSSQLIGTDGAVKDTSPTYTCH encoded by the coding sequence GTGTCTTCAACGACGTCCCGATCCGTCCCCCACCGCCTCCTGCCGGCCCTCGCGGCGCTCGCCGCCCTCCTCGCCGGAGTCCTCGTCGCCACCGGCCGCGCCGAAGCGGCCGAGACCCTGCTGTCGCAGGGCAAGCCCGCCGCCTCCTCGTCCAAGGAGGGCTCCTCCTACAGCTCGGGCAAGGCGGTCGACGGCAACCTCACCTCGACCCGCTGGGCCTCCCTGGAGGGCAGCGACCCGCAGTGGATCCGCGTCGACCTGGGCGCGGTCTCCCCGATCTCCCGGGTCAAGCTGTTCTGGGAGGCGGCGTACGGCGAGGCCTACAGGATCCAGGTCTCGGACGACGCCGCCACCTGGACGACCGTCTACTCCACGAGCAGCGGAGACGGCGGCGAGGACGACCTGACGGGCCTGTCGGGCTCCGGGCGCTACGTCCGCATGTACGGCACGGCCAGGGGCACCGAGTACGGCTACTCCCTGTACGAGTTCCAGGTGTTCGGCGGCGGCACCAGCACGCCCAGCCCGACCCCGACGGTGACCCCGAGCGTGCCCCCGGGCGACTCCTTCGTCGTCGCGGCGGCCGGCGACATCGCCGCCCAGTGCACCGCGAGCTCCAGCTCCTGCGCCCATCCCAAGACGGCGGCGCAGGTCCAGGCGATGAACCCCGAGTTCGTCATCACCATGGGCGACAACCAGTACGACGACGCCCGGCTCTCGGACTTCCAGAACTACTACGACAAGACCTGGGGCAAGTTCAAGAGCAAGACACGCCCGGCCGCCGGCAACCACGAGACCTACGACCCGGCCGGGACCTACGCCGGATACAAGGGCTACTTCGGCTCCATCGCCACCCCGCAGGGCAAGACCTACTACAGCTACGACCGGGGCAACTGGCACTTCATCGCCCTCGACTCCAACTACTTCGACCAGGCGGCCCAGATCAACTGGCTCAAGGCCGACCTGGCCGCGACCACCAAGGGCTGCGTCGCCGCCTACTGGCACCACCCGCTGTTCAGCTCCGGCGAGCACGGCAACGACCCGGTGAGCAAGCCGGTCTGGAAGATCCTCTACGACGCCCGCGCCGACCTGGTGCTCAACGGCCACGACCACCACTACGAGCGGTTCGCCCCGCAGAACCCGGACGCCCAGGCCGCCCCCGACGGCATCGTGGAGATCCTCGGCGGGATGGGCGGCGCCTCGCCGTACAACATCGAGAACGTCCAGCCCAACAGCCTGAAGCGGCTGAAGGACATCTACGGCGTGCTCAAGCTGAAGTTCGGCCCCGACACGTTCTCCTCGCAGCTCATCGGGACCGATGGCGCGGTCAAGGACACCAGCCCCACCTACACCTGCCACTAG